The following are from one region of the Paenibacillus protaetiae genome:
- a CDS encoding ABC transporter permease yields MQTNVNANANASTSASAKQNSFKRRFIRDFMLNKYLYLMMIPVIAFYGIFHYAPMYGALIAFKDYSPMKGVLGSDWVGLKNFEDFFNSYYFVRILKNTLLISLYSLIFEFPAPILLALLINEVRSRMFKRVVQTITYMPYFISLVVICGIITDFTNADGLINRFFMLFGYDGQAMLQKPGLFRPIYILSEIWQRIGWESIIYIAALMSIDLEQYEAARIDGASRFKQMLYITLPGILPTIAIMLILRMGNLLNVGFEKIILLYNPVTYETADVISSFVYRKGLLEFGWSYSSAVGLFNSVINLALLITANYVSRKVSKNSLW; encoded by the coding sequence ATGCAAACCAACGTAAACGCAAACGCCAATGCAAGCACAAGCGCAAGTGCGAAGCAGAACTCTTTCAAACGCCGGTTTATCCGTGATTTCATGCTCAACAAATATTTGTATCTCATGATGATTCCAGTCATTGCTTTTTACGGGATATTCCATTATGCGCCGATGTACGGCGCGCTGATTGCATTTAAAGACTATTCTCCGATGAAGGGTGTGCTCGGCAGCGACTGGGTCGGCCTGAAGAACTTTGAAGATTTTTTTAACAGCTATTATTTTGTACGCATATTGAAAAACACGCTGCTCATCAGCTTGTATTCGCTTATATTTGAGTTCCCGGCGCCGATTCTGCTAGCTTTGCTGATTAACGAAGTAAGAAGCCGGATGTTCAAGCGGGTTGTGCAGACGATTACGTATATGCCTTACTTTATTTCGCTCGTCGTCATTTGCGGTATTATTACCGATTTTACGAACGCAGACGGGCTGATTAACCGGTTTTTCATGCTGTTTGGCTATGATGGGCAAGCGATGCTGCAAAAGCCGGGATTGTTCCGCCCGATCTACATTTTATCGGAAATATGGCAGCGGATCGGCTGGGAGTCGATCATTTATATCGCAGCCTTGATGAGCATCGATCTGGAGCAATACGAAGCAGCCCGGATTGACGGAGCCAGCCGGTTCAAGCAAATGCTTTATATTACGCTGCCGGGCATCCTCCCGACGATTGCCATTATGTTGATTTTGCGGATGGGCAACCTGCTCAATGTCGGCTTCGAAAAAATTATTTTGCTGTACAACCCGGTTACGTACGAAACAGCCGACGTCATATCGTCTTTCGTCTACCGGAAAGGTTTGCTCGAGTTCGGATGGAGCTACAGCTCGGCTGTAGGCTTATTCAACTCGGTAATCAATCTTGCTTTGCTTATTACGGCGAATTATGTTAGCCGTAAAGTAAGCAAAAACAGCTTGTGGTGA
- a CDS encoding alpha-mannosidase has translation MINGKQIERTLQKVKRLGEHYSQYLYERADTVEVTYWETMEHLYEVPAGENWQPAHKGTKWGSPGGSIWFKGTYRIPERLHGQKLYIEAKTDAHETMLWVDGTPRGIYNAKRNAGQLGFHTALILTGQAEAGRTVELAFEGYAGKPIVGTQPYQSYASDDTYASPYNREFDGIYIHVRREDVNEFLYDVKTLVQIASAPSTDPFRKGQIVNGLIDVFEAAVQKPEETEEHVWRAGLAAAIQRMKPLLAKSNGDSAPSAGIIGHSHMDTAWLWTRDEVIRKCARTYANALNLMEHYPEYVFIQSSPFHAELMRRHYPAVFEGIVKRVAEGRWEPTGGSWIEPDCNLTSGESLIRQFLKGQRYTRKYFNYTADTFWLPDTFGYSAAIPQMLKGVGITSFLTTKLSWNDTNRFPYDSFIWKGLDGTPVLTHFNHIHCWPDAETIIGRIYGSEGDRNDIQHKQVNDRRLISYGYGDGGGGPHDGMLEAARRLEDVEGVPKTAHTTVSAFMEELRDTSRLPVYAGELYFEGHRGTLTQMAQIKRNNRKAEIALRDLEMQVVLAALQDGRQDLAAPKAQLEELEELLLINQFHDILPGTSIPEVHDRAIREVGGIIAEAEKLSRKLRQEAAQGEEEMTVWNTLSWARRGQFVTDAREDGRVPAGDSVITQSFTDLNGRAKLAVGGITVPALSHVSVPLGSRAAAAGSAASASPFKYDGRTLQTPFAAIVFDEHGYMTSFTDLPSGRELVRGEQPLNALLMGEDVPLAWDNWDIDQDSKLKLEKQTNLLSREVAADGPLQFRIRSVYRIGSRSELKQDIVFYADDARIDFETVIDWKDRYQLLKAGFDVQVLAGSARHEVQFGHVERPTHRNTVYDQAMFEVCNHKWTDLSENRFGVAVLNDCKYGISVEESDIRLTLHKGGCHPDPRGDEGVHEVTYSFLPHNSGFQAESVIRPAYELNMPLNVSEGRHRADNNPLFTVDAPNVIVEAVKPAEEENAYIVRLYEAERSAAAATLSFGHRPAKVAVTNMLEEEQSLLPVSQSGEVKLQLKAFEIVTLKVQFS, from the coding sequence GGTTCGATCTGGTTTAAAGGGACGTATCGGATTCCCGAACGGCTGCATGGCCAAAAGCTGTACATAGAAGCGAAAACCGATGCGCATGAAACGATGTTATGGGTAGACGGCACGCCGCGCGGCATCTACAATGCGAAACGCAACGCCGGTCAGCTCGGTTTCCATACGGCGCTTATCCTTACCGGGCAGGCGGAAGCCGGCCGGACGGTGGAACTGGCATTCGAAGGGTACGCCGGCAAACCGATTGTCGGGACGCAGCCCTACCAAAGCTATGCATCCGACGATACGTATGCGAGCCCCTACAACCGCGAATTTGACGGCATCTATATCCATGTGCGCCGAGAAGATGTGAACGAATTTCTTTATGACGTCAAAACCCTGGTGCAGATTGCTTCCGCGCCAAGCACCGATCCGTTCCGGAAAGGGCAAATCGTAAACGGCTTGATCGACGTGTTCGAGGCAGCGGTGCAAAAGCCGGAAGAAACGGAAGAGCATGTGTGGCGAGCGGGGCTTGCCGCTGCCATCCAGCGGATGAAGCCGCTGCTGGCCAAATCCAACGGCGATTCCGCGCCGTCCGCCGGCATTATCGGCCATTCGCATATGGACACCGCATGGCTGTGGACACGTGACGAGGTCATTCGCAAATGCGCCCGGACGTACGCCAATGCCCTCAATCTGATGGAGCATTATCCGGAATATGTTTTTATCCAAAGCTCGCCATTCCATGCCGAGCTGATGCGCCGGCATTATCCGGCTGTGTTTGAAGGCATCGTGAAGCGGGTTGCCGAAGGGCGCTGGGAGCCGACAGGCGGCTCCTGGATTGAGCCAGACTGCAATTTAACATCGGGCGAATCGCTGATCCGCCAGTTTTTGAAAGGACAGCGCTATACGCGGAAATATTTCAACTATACGGCGGATACGTTCTGGCTGCCGGATACGTTTGGCTACAGCGCGGCGATTCCGCAAATGTTGAAAGGCGTCGGTATTACCTCCTTCCTGACGACCAAGCTGAGCTGGAATGATACGAACCGGTTCCCTTACGACTCTTTTATATGGAAAGGGCTCGACGGGACGCCGGTGCTGACGCATTTTAACCATATACACTGCTGGCCGGATGCCGAGACGATTATCGGGCGCATCTATGGTTCGGAAGGCGACCGGAACGACATCCAGCACAAGCAGGTGAATGATCGACGGTTAATATCATACGGCTACGGGGACGGCGGCGGCGGCCCGCATGACGGAATGCTGGAAGCGGCAAGAAGGCTGGAAGACGTAGAGGGCGTGCCCAAAACAGCGCATACGACGGTCAGCGCTTTTATGGAGGAATTGCGTGATACGTCGCGGCTGCCGGTGTATGCCGGCGAGCTTTATTTTGAAGGACACCGCGGCACGTTGACCCAAATGGCGCAAATTAAGCGGAACAACCGTAAAGCGGAAATTGCGCTGCGGGATTTGGAAATGCAGGTGGTGCTGGCGGCGCTGCAAGACGGGCGGCAGGACCTGGCAGCGCCGAAAGCGCAGCTGGAAGAGTTGGAGGAACTGCTTCTGATCAACCAGTTCCATGATATATTGCCGGGCACATCCATTCCGGAGGTGCATGACCGCGCGATCCGCGAAGTGGGCGGAATCATCGCGGAGGCCGAAAAGTTATCCCGTAAACTCCGGCAGGAAGCAGCGCAAGGCGAAGAAGAGATGACGGTTTGGAACACGTTAAGCTGGGCGCGCCGCGGGCAGTTTGTGACGGATGCCCGCGAGGACGGACGCGTTCCGGCCGGCGACTCTGTTATCACGCAAAGCTTCACCGATCTGAACGGCCGGGCCAAGCTGGCGGTAGGCGGCATTACGGTACCCGCTCTCAGCCATGTGTCCGTGCCGCTTGGCAGCCGGGCAGCCGCCGCTGGCAGTGCGGCAAGCGCAAGCCCGTTCAAGTACGACGGCCGTACGTTGCAGACGCCGTTTGCGGCTATCGTATTTGATGAGCACGGTTATATGACCTCTTTTACCGATTTGCCGAGCGGCCGGGAGCTTGTGCGGGGAGAGCAGCCGCTTAATGCGCTGCTGATGGGTGAAGATGTGCCGCTTGCCTGGGATAACTGGGATATCGACCAGGACAGCAAGCTGAAGCTGGAGAAGCAGACGAACCTGCTATCGCGCGAGGTTGCGGCGGACGGGCCGCTGCAGTTCAGGATACGCAGCGTGTACCGGATCGGCAGCCGTTCGGAGCTGAAGCAGGATATTGTGTTTTACGCCGATGACGCACGGATTGATTTCGAAACGGTTATCGACTGGAAGGACCGCTACCAGCTGCTGAAAGCGGGATTTGATGTGCAGGTGCTTGCGGGCAGCGCGCGCCATGAAGTGCAGTTCGGGCATGTCGAACGCCCGACTCACCGCAACACGGTGTATGATCAAGCGATGTTTGAGGTATGCAATCATAAATGGACGGATCTGTCGGAAAACCGGTTTGGCGTTGCGGTGCTTAACGATTGCAAATACGGCATTTCGGTAGAGGAATCGGATATCCGGCTGACCTTGCATAAAGGCGGCTGCCATCCGGACCCGCGCGGCGACGAAGGCGTTCATGAGGTGACGTATTCCTTCCTGCCGCATAACAGCGGATTCCAGGCAGAATCGGTTATACGCCCGGCTTATGAGCTGAACATGCCGCTGAACGTTTCGGAAGGCCGTCACCGCGCGGATAACAATCCGCTGTTTACCGTGGATGCGCCCAACGTGATCGTTGAGGCGGTAAAGCCGGCCGAAGAGGAGAATGCCTATATCGTAAGGCTGTACGAAGCGGAGCGCTCGGCAGCTGCGGCAACTCTTTCCTTTGGGCATCGTCCTGCCAAAGTAGCCGTCACGAACATGCTGGAGGAGGAGCAGTCGCTTCTTCCGGTGAGTCAATCCGGTGAAGTGAAGCTGCAATTGAAAGCTTTCGAGATTGTAACCCTGAAGGTGCAATTTTCGTAA
- a CDS encoding extracellular solute-binding protein: MRKKLTSGLVIALLGSMLVACSSGGGNNNSNTGDKNTGTGGNAEATNSAGAEATTYPIKTDKTLSYWAELTGNLVGVKPSFEEVPFFQQWQKNTGVPLKFISPPSGEAKEALNVMLASGELPDMIEYNFLSFPGGPEKAIKDGYILKLNDLIDKYAPNLKKYLQEHPDIDKMVKTDNGSYYTFPFIRGDQYLQIFQGPIVRKDWLDELGLPVPETIDDWTNMLRAFKEKKGAAAPLSFNSKPRFFNDSGNGVFMGAFGVTRGFYQEDGQVKFGPAEPGFKQYLQLFHDWYAEGLIDKNAATADSKAVDSNVASGATGAMIGNAGGGIGKWQPLVEAKDPKALLVAAPYPVLNKGEKPKFGQRTDAYSSEGTVAVTAKSKNAELAVKMLDYGYSDEGHMFFNFGTEGVSYNMVNGYPTYTDLLMKNPDKLAPAQAISMYARGSYNGPFVQDKRYAEQFFALQTQRDAIGVWANTDAEKYNLPPITPTPEESTEYATIMNDINTLVDEMTIKIILGDEPVDSFDSYVQKMKSLKLDRAIEIETAALQRYNSR, from the coding sequence ATGAGAAAAAAGTTGACTTCTGGGTTAGTCATCGCTTTGTTAGGCTCGATGCTAGTCGCTTGCTCATCCGGAGGGGGTAACAACAACAGCAATACCGGTGATAAAAATACAGGCACCGGCGGCAATGCTGAAGCAACCAATTCGGCTGGAGCTGAAGCAACAACTTATCCGATCAAAACGGATAAGACATTGTCCTACTGGGCTGAGCTGACAGGCAATCTGGTTGGCGTAAAACCGTCTTTTGAAGAAGTGCCGTTCTTCCAGCAGTGGCAAAAGAACACCGGCGTTCCGCTCAAATTCATCTCGCCGCCAAGCGGCGAAGCGAAAGAAGCGCTTAACGTTATGCTTGCTTCGGGCGAGCTGCCGGACATGATCGAATACAACTTCCTGTCGTTCCCTGGCGGTCCTGAAAAAGCGATCAAAGACGGCTATATTTTGAAGCTGAACGATCTCATCGACAAATACGCGCCTAACTTGAAAAAATATTTGCAGGAGCATCCGGATATCGACAAAATGGTCAAAACGGACAACGGAAGCTACTATACGTTCCCATTCATCCGCGGCGACCAATACCTGCAAATCTTCCAAGGCCCGATCGTGCGCAAAGACTGGCTGGATGAGCTGGGCTTGCCTGTACCGGAAACGATTGACGACTGGACGAATATGCTGCGTGCGTTCAAAGAGAAAAAAGGCGCAGCCGCGCCATTGTCCTTCAACAGCAAACCTAGATTTTTCAACGACTCCGGCAACGGCGTATTTATGGGCGCTTTCGGCGTAACCCGTGGCTTCTATCAAGAAGACGGCCAAGTGAAATTTGGACCGGCTGAACCGGGCTTCAAACAATATTTGCAGCTGTTCCACGACTGGTATGCAGAAGGCCTGATCGATAAGAATGCTGCAACAGCCGACTCCAAAGCGGTGGACAGCAATGTGGCATCCGGCGCAACCGGCGCGATGATCGGCAATGCCGGCGGCGGTATCGGCAAATGGCAGCCGCTGGTTGAAGCGAAGGATCCAAAAGCTTTGCTGGTTGCAGCGCCGTACCCAGTGCTGAACAAAGGCGAGAAACCGAAGTTCGGCCAACGCACCGATGCTTATTCGTCGGAAGGCACAGTTGCGGTTACGGCCAAGTCCAAAAATGCGGAGCTTGCCGTCAAAATGCTCGACTATGGCTACAGCGACGAAGGTCATATGTTCTTTAACTTCGGTACGGAAGGCGTCAGCTACAACATGGTTAACGGCTATCCAACCTACACAGACCTGCTGATGAAAAACCCGGATAAACTCGCTCCGGCGCAAGCGATCTCGATGTATGCGCGCGGCAGCTATAACGGGCCGTTCGTACAAGACAAACGTTATGCCGAACAGTTCTTCGCTCTGCAAACGCAGCGTGATGCGATCGGCGTCTGGGCGAACACCGATGCGGAGAAATACAACCTGCCGCCGATTACGCCTACACCGGAAGAGAGCACGGAATATGCAACAATTATGAACGATATCAATACGCTCGTGGATGAAATGACGATCAAAATCATTTTGGGTGACGAGCCGGTAGACAGCTTTGACAGCTATGTGCAAAAAATGAAATCGCTGAAGCTGGACCGCGCGATTGAAATTGAAACGGCTGCGCTGCAACGCTACAACAGCCGCTAA